TCCGGTCAGACTACCTTATGCTTTTCCGATCTCTCCACCTGTATCAGTCGGCCATCTTGGTATGTTAGGATCAGACTTCCATATCGCGGTGGAACAATCTCCTTTTCAAGTGCGGTACCAGGATTGATGACCACCGATTTATCGCTCATGATGACTTGGTTTGCTTTTATAACCATGCGATTCACCTCACAATTCAGTTTCTATCCATCGAACGCATACAGATGCTACGTGTATCAGTTCATCACGTAATTCTTTCATACTCATCAAGATTGGAGCTGATGAATTGTGATTGTTTCTACATGACTGGTTAAGCTCATATACCGCTCGAGCGACTTCTCCAAACTCTTCCGCTAATACCGCTAATCCGTGATCAATACCATACCAGTCGGGATGCAACTCGTTTTGTCGATCACGTTCTTTGTTGATACGATCGAATATTTCCTGTCGTGTCAATCCTCTCTCCTTCTTTCTTCAATCGCGCTTCCAGATATGCAATCCAAGCGTCCTTCGTCTCGATCTCAAGCGCATCCACTACTAGTAATCTAGCTTCTTCTAATTCTCGTAACTTTTTGG
Above is a window of Fodinisporobacter ferrooxydans DNA encoding:
- a CDS encoding DUF2292 domain-containing protein — protein: MVIKANQVIMSDKSVVINPGTALEKEIVPPRYGSLILTYQDGRLIQVERSEKHKVV